The following coding sequences are from one Leptolyngbya sp. NIES-3755 window:
- a CDS encoding hypothetical protein (conserved hypothetical protein;~similar to AA sequence:cyanobase_aa:LBDG_10770): MYLPRPNLMKAKSPKAPNCDSALLTAPDTEVSQTEQLANQLAIELATELNITGSAIAPVAHRIATEVDRICAKSDRIQSSGQISSWRLTLARYRSQKCVHFYQLGSQRGRVELHSNLSTMVYRPIAPAHLQLSFQARYTLIEDFLQGFYTESLRAFRRENELPENYQPRTRLELAEYMAFTEQYAKRRITLPSQHNQQLIILRAQRFASRQPQEIAVDIETAMETAKSDETEAYGRSGIMQMIREQMVSEKADPSESVLRDRVVIELMRYLESQDQKDCVDYLTLKLQDLSVPEIDEILGLTPRKRDYLQQRFKYHVDKFITSGNWKIVHEWLGADLDQNLGLSPNQWDAFLDSLSDEQHQLLELKRSGVSDQEIVQILKCTSKQLQKRWGALLDLARQQRNQAK; the protein is encoded by the coding sequence ATGTATCTACCAAGACCGAACCTCATGAAAGCAAAGTCTCCCAAAGCGCCCAACTGCGATTCCGCTCTGCTCACCGCTCCTGATACCGAAGTCTCGCAAACCGAACAACTCGCAAACCAATTAGCGATCGAACTCGCGACTGAATTGAACATTACCGGAAGCGCGATCGCACCTGTGGCTCATCGCATTGCAACTGAAGTCGATCGTATTTGTGCGAAGAGCGATCGGATTCAGTCTTCAGGACAAATTAGCTCTTGGCGGTTGACTTTGGCGCGGTATCGCTCACAAAAATGTGTCCACTTCTATCAACTTGGGTCGCAACGGGGACGGGTCGAGCTACATAGTAATCTCAGCACGATGGTGTATCGCCCGATCGCGCCTGCTCATTTGCAGTTATCTTTCCAAGCGCGTTACACCCTAATCGAAGACTTTCTACAAGGCTTTTACACTGAATCGCTCAGAGCTTTCCGCCGCGAAAATGAACTCCCAGAGAACTATCAGCCGCGTACCCGTTTGGAACTCGCAGAGTACATGGCATTTACTGAACAATACGCGAAACGGCGAATTACTCTACCCAGTCAGCACAATCAACAGTTAATCATTCTTCGCGCTCAACGGTTTGCCAGTCGCCAACCTCAAGAAATTGCAGTGGATATTGAAACTGCAATGGAAACAGCGAAAAGTGATGAAACTGAAGCGTATGGACGCTCTGGAATCATGCAGATGATTCGGGAACAAATGGTTTCGGAAAAAGCCGATCCGTCTGAATCGGTATTACGCGATCGAGTGGTGATCGAACTGATGCGCTACCTCGAATCTCAAGACCAAAAAGACTGTGTAGACTATCTCACTCTGAAGCTGCAAGATCTCTCAGTGCCAGAGATTGATGAAATTCTAGGGTTAACTCCACGTAAACGGGACTATCTCCAGCAGCGGTTCAAGTACCACGTCGATAAATTCATCACCTCTGGAAACTGGAAGATCGTGCATGAATGGTTAGGAGCCGATTTAGATCAAAATCTAGGACTATCTCCGAATCAATGGGATGCGTTTCTGGATTCACTTTCTGATGAGCAACATCAACTACTAGAACTAAAGCGATCGGGAGTGAGTGATCAAGAGATTGTGCAGATTCTCAAATGCACTTCAAAGCAACTCCAGAAACGGTGGGGCGCTTTGCTTGATTTAGCTCGACAACAACGAAATCAAGCAAAGTAA